Sequence from the Desulfuromonas acetoxidans DSM 684 genome:
AACCAACTCCTATCGATTCATGATGGACGCACTAGCCCCCACCAGAAGCCTTCAAACAATAACCGACGCAATGGAGCTAACCAACTCCTATCGATCCATGCTGGACACACTAACACCCACTGGAAGCCTTCAAACAATAACCGACGCAATGGAGCTAACCAACTCCTATCGATCCATGCTGGACACACTAACACCCACTAGAAGCCTTCAAACAATAACCGACGCAATGGAGCTAACCAACTCCTATCGATCCACGCTGGACACACTAACACCCAAAGGAACCCTTCAAGCAATAACCGACGCAATAAGGGGCAACAATTATTATCAAGCCGCAACCAACTACCTCATTCAGGACATTGGCAAGTCAACGCTACACGACCTAAACGAAAGCATTACTTTAAAAAGTTCAATAGAAGGCATTCTAAAGAAAGACTATCTTGTTACCATAACGTCCTTCCTACAAGACAACAATTTACCATCATACGAAAACGTTTACCCTAGCTACACTAAACAAGAAATAGAAGATGTACTCAATGAAATATCGTCTTCTAAAAACATTGATTCACTAAACAACAAACTAAACAATACAAACACTAGAGCAGTAGCAATACTTCTTGCTTTATTAATACATTTCATAATCCCTCAAATA
This genomic interval carries:
- a CDS encoding SH3 domain-containing protein, which encodes MIKIPKTCSLQSTLNALDETRAAQRATDAMELTNSYRFMMDALAPTRSLQTITDAMELTNSYRSMLDTLTPTGSLQTITDAMELTNSYRSMLDTLTPTRSLQTITDAMELTNSYRSTLDTLTPKGTLQAITDAIRGNNYYQAATNYLIQDIGKSTLHDLNESITLKSSIEGILKKDYLVTITSFLQDNNLPSYENVYPSYTKQEIEDVLNEISSSKNIDSLNNKLNNTNTRAVAILLALLIHFIIPQINNIFYDIAKNVSNDIKSEKTTKRDKLNEIDRAISASGIRTDTLRIVTVNNLRLRASPNKNSSIINKLQLGQLVMVISKKKNWIEIQYTCSDTEIYQGWVFTRYTTRLKK